From Catharus ustulatus isolate bCatUst1 chromosome 24, bCatUst1.pri.v2, whole genome shotgun sequence, the proteins below share one genomic window:
- the MUL1 gene encoding mitochondrial ubiquitin ligase activator of NFKB 1: MEGGGRPSAAQAVLLTASTAITALLYSVYRQKARVARELEGARKVRLDGDLRAVLLEAPGRCVPYAVIEGVVRSVKETLSSQFVENCKGVVQRLTLQEHKMVWNRTTHLWNDYKKIIHQRTNTTPFDLAPAEDGSGVTVRVMKPLDAAELSLETVHEKFHPSVQSFTDVIGHYISGERPKGIQETEEMLKVGTALTGVGELVLDNATIKLQPPKQGMPYYLSSMDFESLLQKQESGVRFWKILTVIFGFATCAVLFFLLRKQYRHHRERQHLRQMQEEFRQAQERLTNAEGGEVLKNACVVCLSSTKSCVFLECGHVCSCHACYQALPEPKKCPICRQSITRMVPLYNS, translated from the exons ATGGAGGGTGGCGGGAGGCCCTCGGCCGCACAGGCCGTGCTGTTGACCGCCAGCACCGCCATCACCGCTCTGCTCTACTCCGTCTACCGGCAGAAGGCTCGCGTGGCCCGCGAGCTCGAG GGCGCCAGGAAGGTGCGGCTGGACGGGGACCTGCGGGCCGTGCTGCTGGAGGCGCCCGGGCGCTGCGTGCCCTATGCGGTCATAGAAG GTGTGGTGCGGTCGGTGAAGGAGACCCTGAGCAGTCAGTTTGTGGAGAACTGCAAGGGTGTGGTGCAGAGGCTGACCCTGCAGGAGCACAAGATGGTGTGGAACAGAACCACCCACCTCTG gaaCGATTACAAGAAGATCATCCACCAGAGAACCAACACCACCCCCTTTGACCTGGCCCCTGCTGAGGATGGCAGTGGTGTCACTGTGCGGGTGATGAAGCCTCTGGAtgctgctgagctcagcctggagacgGTGCATGAGAAATTCCACCCCTCTGTGCAGTCCTTCACGGACGTCATCGGCCACTACATCAGCGGGGAGCGCCCCAAGGGGATCCAGGAGACGGAGGAGATGCTGAAGGTGGGCACGGCCCTGACTGGGGTGGGAGAGCTGGTTCTGGATAATGCCACCATCAAGCTGCAGCCCCCAAAGCAGGGCATGCCCTACTACCTGAGCTCCATGGATTTTGAGTCCTTGCTGCAGAAACAAGAGTCTGGTGTCCGGTTTTGGAAAATCCTGACCGTCATTTTCGGCTTTGCCACCTGCGCCGTTCTGTTCTTCCTGCTGCGGAAGCAATACCGGCACCACCGCGAGAGGCAGCACCTCAGGCAGATGCAGGAAGAATTCCGGCAGGCCCAGGAGCGCCTGACGAACGCCGAGGGGGGGGAGGTTCTCAAAAACGCCTGCGTGGTCTGCTTGAGCAGCACCAAATCTTGCGTTTTTCTGGAGTGTGGCCACGTCTGCTCCTGCCACGCGTGCTACCAGGCTCTTCCTGAGCCCAAAAAGTGCCCAATCTGCAGGCAGAGCATCACTAGGATGGTTCCCTTGTACAATAGTTAA
- the FAM43B gene encoding protein FAM43B — protein MLPWRRSKFVLVENERKCKGKSLGPGLSYAALLAGFLRSCPDLLPECPLERLGSVFRGKRQKVELNKEDPTYTVRYLGNAVTLHAKGEGCTEEAVGKIWAKSEAGAGGAKMKLTLGPHGIRMTPCEKGARRPGHAYLLHRITYCAADRRHPKVFAWVYRHQVKNKAVVLRCHAVLVSKADKARAMALLLYQTSASAFNEFKRLKRQSDFRHVQQQLLGDAIVPLVPLRRLLNAKCPYRPPAERARCAPRLSSILEEEEDEAFGTGTALGDPERAAVLRLASDMRGCSLRGPRAAVC, from the coding sequence ATGCTGCCCTGGCGCCGGAGCAAGTTCGTGCTGGTGGAAAATGAACGTAAGTGCAAAGGCAAGAGCCTGGGGCCGGGGCTGAGCTACGCGGCGCTGCTGGCCGGCTTCCTCCGCTCCTGCCCGGACCTGCTGCCCGAGTGCCCGCTGGAGCGCCTGGGCAGCGTCTTCCGCGGCAAGCGCCAGAAAGTGGAGCTCAACAAGGAGGACCCGACGTACACGGTGCGGTACCTGGGCAACGCCGTCACCCTGCACGCCAAGGGCGAGGGCTGCACCGAGGAGGCGGTGGGCAAGATCTGGGCCAAGAGCGAGGCGGGCGCCGGCGGGGCCAAGATGAAGCTGACGCTGGGCCCTCATGGCATCCGCATGACGCCCTGCGAGAAGGGGGCCCGCCGGCCGGGCCACGCGTACCTGCTGCACCGCATCACCTACTGCGCCGCCGACCGCCGGCACCCCAAGGTGTTCGCCTGGGTGTACCGGCACCAGGTGAAGAACAAGGCCGTGGTGCTGCGCTGCCACGCCGTGCTGGTGTCCAAGGCCGACAAGGCGCGCGCCATGGCCCTGCTCCTCTACCAGACCTCGGCCTCCGCCTTCAACGAGTTCAAGCGCCTCAAGAGACAGAGCGATTTCCGCCAcgtccagcagcagctcctgggcgATGCCATCGTGCCCTTGGTGCCCCTCCGCAGGCTGCTCAACGCCAAGTGTCCCTACCGCCCGCCAGCCGAGCGGGCTCGCTGCGCCCCTCGGCTCAGCTCCatcctggaggaggaggaggacgaggcCTTCGGCACCGGCACGGCCTTGGGGGACCCCGAGCGAGCGGCCGTGCTGCGGCTGGCCAGCGACATGAGGGGGTGCAGCCTGCGCGGGCCCCGGGCTGCCGTGTGCTGA
- the CDA gene encoding cytidine deaminase isoform X3, protein MMASDTGTTKRVQRRERLLQPGGVCRAHCHPKSHLRGAHQLQSHGHRQVFSPPLTSGLSSLPFSFGSDMGDQFITPCGACRQVMREFGTDWDVYLTKADGTYIVKRLEELLPLSFGPEDLKRV, encoded by the exons ATGATGGCTTCTGACACTGGAACGACAAAAAG GGTGCAACGTAGAGAACGCCTGCTACAGCCTGGGGGTGTGTGCCGAGCGCACTGCCATCCAAAAAGCCATCTCCGAGGGGCACACCAGCTTCAAAGCCATGGCCATCGCCAG GTGTTCTCCCCTCCTCTGACCTCAGGACTGAGCTCTCTGCCCTTCTCCTTTGGCAGTGACATGGGGGACCAATTCATCACGCCCTGTGGTGCCTGCAGACAAGTGATGAGAGAG TTTGGCACAGACTGGGATGTCTACCTGACCAAAGCAGATGGCACCTACATTGTCaagaggctggaggagctgctgccgcTCTCCTTTGGCCCTGAGGACCTGAAGAGGGTCTGA
- the CDA gene encoding cytidine deaminase isoform X4: MLCRDRERRKVQRRERLLQPGGVCRAHCHPKSHLRGAHQLQSHGHRQVFSPPLTSGLSSLPFSFGSDMGDQFITPCGACRQVMREFGTDWDVYLTKADGTYIVKRLEELLPLSFGPEDLKRV, translated from the exons ATGCTCTGCCGGGACAGAGAAAGGAGGaa GGTGCAACGTAGAGAACGCCTGCTACAGCCTGGGGGTGTGTGCCGAGCGCACTGCCATCCAAAAAGCCATCTCCGAGGGGCACACCAGCTTCAAAGCCATGGCCATCGCCAG GTGTTCTCCCCTCCTCTGACCTCAGGACTGAGCTCTCTGCCCTTCTCCTTTGGCAGTGACATGGGGGACCAATTCATCACGCCCTGTGGTGCCTGCAGACAAGTGATGAGAGAG TTTGGCACAGACTGGGATGTCTACCTGACCAAAGCAGATGGCACCTACATTGTCaagaggctggaggagctgctgccgcTCTCCTTTGGCCCTGAGGACCTGAAGAGGGTCTGA
- the CDA gene encoding cytidine deaminase isoform X1, with translation MKTREIGKNEAAGGERMWESLSTMLRGPGLPLRMLWGPGLPLRMLPGAELGVIPASWPAYFPGCNVENACYSLGVCAERTAIQKAISEGHTSFKAMAIASDMGDQFITPCGACRQVMREFGTDWDVYLTKADGTYIVKRLEELLPLSFGPEDLKRV, from the exons atgaaaacaagagaaattggaaaaaacGAGGCAGCAGGCGGGGAGAGGATGTGGGAATCTCTGAGCACGATGCTTCGGGGGCCAGGACTGCCCCTGAGGATGCTTTGGGGGCCAGGACTGCCCCTGAGGATGCTTCCCGGAGCTGAGCTGGGCGTTATCCCGGCGTCCTGGCCAGCCTATTTTCCAG GGTGCAACGTAGAGAACGCCTGCTACAGCCTGGGGGTGTGTGCCGAGCGCACTGCCATCCAAAAAGCCATCTCCGAGGGGCACACCAGCTTCAAAGCCATGGCCATCGCCAG TGACATGGGGGACCAATTCATCACGCCCTGTGGTGCCTGCAGACAAGTGATGAGAGAG TTTGGCACAGACTGGGATGTCTACCTGACCAAAGCAGATGGCACCTACATTGTCaagaggctggaggagctgctgccgcTCTCCTTTGGCCCTGAGGACCTGAAGAGGGTCTGA
- the CDA gene encoding cytidine deaminase isoform X2, with protein MEGGGQHPVPAVPPGQPQGDHLQLLLRRSREAKNCAYCPYSQFPVGAALLTTGGEIFSGCNVENACYSLGVCAERTAIQKAISEGHTSFKAMAIASDMGDQFITPCGACRQVMREFGTDWDVYLTKADGTYIVKRLEELLPLSFGPEDLKRV; from the exons ATGGAGGGAGGCGGGCAGCACCcggtccctgctgtccccccgggccagccccagggtgaccatctccagctcctgctgcgcCGCAGCCGGGAGGCCAAAAACTGCGCCTATTGTCCCTACAGCCAGTTCCCGGTGGGAGCCGCGCTGCTCACCACCGGCGGGGAGATCTTCTCGG GGTGCAACGTAGAGAACGCCTGCTACAGCCTGGGGGTGTGTGCCGAGCGCACTGCCATCCAAAAAGCCATCTCCGAGGGGCACACCAGCTTCAAAGCCATGGCCATCGCCAG TGACATGGGGGACCAATTCATCACGCCCTGTGGTGCCTGCAGACAAGTGATGAGAGAG TTTGGCACAGACTGGGATGTCTACCTGACCAAAGCAGATGGCACCTACATTGTCaagaggctggaggagctgctgccgcTCTCCTTTGGCCCTGAGGACCTGAAGAGGGTCTGA
- the PINK1 gene encoding serine/threonine-protein kinase PINK1, mitochondrial: MSDPVPVPIPVPSTPAPRPPLRPRHGGPGWPGCRPPAGSSCAGPAGGLAAVARRGRGGVCLALAMALGLVEPRLEEQRRAEAACRHIQTVFVGKNKPQKDPLSSFRWQGFKLEEYLIGQPIGKGCSAAVYEAAIPFCPSPQDRAENSHHPAVQQDHGSASQGAEEEPVVKHQPKGAFPLAIKMMWNISAGSSSEAILDAMGRELVPATGLALSGEYGAASGRRKPVLGRKKLQPHPNIIQVIRAFTSSVPLLPGAFADYPDVLPLSLNPRGIGHSRTLFLVMKNYPCTLRQYLQENTPDVRLSTVMILQLLEGVDHLVRHGIAHRDLKSDNILVEFDSAGSPWLVITDFGCCLADESIGLRLPFTSSYVDRGGNGCLMAPEVITASPGPGTVINYSKADAWAVGAIAYEILGLPNPFYGHGDSALESRSYQEDQLPSLPSHVPLEVKQVIKMLLQRDPNKRLSARVAANVLHLSLWGDSFVTSRSLKPDQMIAWLLCQSAATLLTNRLAEKSQVETKMKMCFLANLEFEDLWAAIFLLLAWRSQSG; the protein is encoded by the exons ATGTCCGACCCCGTtcccgtccccatccccgtcccgTCCA ccccggccccgcgcccgccgctccGCCCGCGCCATGGCGGCCCTGGCTGGCCTGGCTGCCGGCCGCCCGCCGGCTCTTCCTGCGCGGGCCCGGCGGGCGGGCTGGCGGCCGtagcgcggcggggccgcggcggaGTTTGCCTGGCGCTGGCCATGGCGCTGGGCCTGGTGGAGCCGCGCCTGGaggagcagcgccgggctgAGGCGGCGTGTCGCCACATCCAG ACCGTGTTTGTTGGGAAGAACAAACCTCAGAAAGATCCCCTGAGCTCCTTCCGCTGGCAGGGCTTCAAGCTGGAGGAATATCTCATCGGCCAGCCCATCGGgaagggctgcagtgctgctgtgtatGAAGCAGCTATTCCCTTCTGTCCCAGTCCTCAGGATCGTGCAGAGAACAGTCATcacccagctgtgcagcaggacCATGGCTCAGCTTCCCAGGGGGCTGAGGAGGAGCCTGTAGTGAAGCACCAACCAAAAGGGGCTTTTCCCTTAGCTATCAAAATGATGTGGAACATTTCG GCTGGTTCCTCGAGTGAAGCCATCCTGGATGCCATGGGCCGAGAGCTGGTCCCAGCCACGGGCCTCGCCCTGTCCGGGGAGTACGGAGCTGCCTCCGGCCGCAG AAAACCTGTCCTTGGGAGGAAGAAGCTGCAACCTCACCCAAATATAATCCAGGTGATCCGAGCGTTCACGTCCTCTGTCCCTTTGCTGCCTGGAGCCTTTGCTGACTATCCTGATGTCCTTCCACTGAGCCTGAACCCCAGAGGGATCGGCCACAGCCGCACGCTCTTCTTGGTGATGAAGAA TTACCCCTGCACGCTGCGCCAGTATCTGCAGGAGAACACCCCAGATGTTCGCCTCTCCACAGTGATGATTCTGCAGCTCTTGGAAGGTGTGGACCACCTTGTTCGACATGGAATAGCACACAGAGACCTCAAGTCTGACAACATTCTGGTTGAATTTGATTCTG CTGGCAGTCCCTGGCTGGTCATCACTGACTTCGGCTGCTGTTTGGCAGATGAAAGCATTGGCCTGAGGCTGCCCTTCACCAGCTCCTACGTGGATCGGGGTGGCAATGGCTGCCTCATGGCACCTGAG GTGATCACAGCTTCACCTGGTCCAGGCACGGTGATCAACTACAGCAAAGCTGATGCTTGGGCTGTTGGAGCCATTGCCTACGAAATCCTGGGCCTGCCTAATCCTTTCTATGGCCACGGGGACTCAGCTCTGGAAAGCAGAAGTTACCAGGAGGACCAGCTGCCAAGCCTGCCCAGCCATGTGCCCCTCGAAGTGAAGCAGGTGATAAAGATGCTGCTTCAGAGAGATCCCAACAAG AGGTTGTCTGCGAGAGTGGCTGCGAATGTGCTGCACTTGAGCCTCTGGGGTGACAGTTTTGTGACATCCAGGAGCCTGAAACCTGACCAGATGAttgcctggctgctctgccagtCTGCAGCCACCCTCCTCACCAACAGGCTGGCAGAGAAGAGCCAGGTAGAAACCAAAATGAAGATGTGCTTCTTGGCAAACCTCGAGTTTGAAGACCTCTGGGCAGCAATATTCCTGTTGCTGGCCTGGAGAAGCCAGTCTGGGTGA